Proteins from one Camelina sativa cultivar DH55 chromosome 8, Cs, whole genome shotgun sequence genomic window:
- the LOC104707507 gene encoding cullin-like protein 5, with amino-acid sequence MKRSISPDPLSSAKLRPKLLHHSQNDDDDDVGAEGNSYCLPYTSSDDHCSFLPVSQPVPTFNYGPGRVSAPLNINIKKYLADACELLKPIILDDEYQSVDIPCTKIYMAVQRACFADADPETVQLHIFGLIEQECEPHLASVLQSLAKQISDDPSVLLPLVYNCWLDFRRKMLFVSDLAMYLTCNEYTLWDGCQKLFHKQLSMTSQLQHQVITAILGLITDERSGKTADNTSHFLKNLMEMFHGLSKDVFEKPFLDSTSKFYAEEAERILQQSDISNYLKYVEGVFHAERKKCREHYFFFAGCCLQLPGVLERQLLEAHLSFLEEGFKLLMDESLIDDLGRMYRLFSREDYLLVYLDCSLRSYILAKGEGARQEGSLHELHTSIDKIWRRCFFEDELLDKTIRDCFERMGLHVPDQWECSED; translated from the exons ATGAAACGCTCGATCAGCCCCGACCCTTTATCCTCCGCGAAGTTGCGGCCGAAGCTCCTTCACCACTCacagaatgatgatgatgatgatgtaggAGCAGAGGGCAATTCTTATTGTCTTCCTTATACCTCAAGCGATGATCACTGCTCCTTCCTTCCTGTATCTCAGCCTGTTCCTACGTTTAACTATGGCCCCGGTCGTGTTAGCG CTCCactaaacataaacataaagaaGTACTTAGCGGATGCGTGTGAGTTGCTAAAGCCAATCATATTAGATGATGAATATCAGTCTGTCGATATCCCCTGCACAAAGATTTATATGGCCGTTCAGCGTGCTTGCTTTGCGGATGCGGATCCCGAAACAGTACAACTGCATATTTTCGGTCTTATCGAGCAGGAGTGTGAGCCACACCTTGCTTCGGTTTTACAGTCTTTAGCGAAGCAAATCAGTGATGATCCTTCTGTTTTGTTGCCACTCGTGTACAATTGCTGGTTAGACTTTAGAAGGAAGATGCTGTTTGTGTCTGACTTAGCCATGTATCTGACATGTAATGAGTATACACTGTGGGACGGGTGCCAGAAGCTTTTCCATAAGCAACTCTCCATGACCTCTCAACTTCAACATCAAGTTATTACCGCCATATTAGGACTCATCACTGATGAAAG ATCAGGCAAGACTGCTGACAACACGAGTCATTTCCTAAAGAATCTGATGGAGATGTTCCATGGGCTGTCGAAAGATGTGTTTGAGAAGCCTTTCCTTGATTCTACTTCCAAGTTTTACGCCGAGGAAGCAGAGAGAATCCTGCAGCAGTCCGACATTTCCAACTACTTGAAATATGTCGAG gggGTTTTTCACGCCGAAAGGAAAAAATGCCGGGAGCATTATTTCTTCTTTGCAGGTTGCTGCTTACAACTACCGGGAGTTTTAGAGAGGCAACTACTGGAGGCTCacctttcttttcttgaagAGGGTTTTAAGCTATTAATGGATGAGAGTCTCATTGATGACCTTGGAAGAATGTATCGTTTGTTCTCTAGGGAAGATTATTTGCTGGTTTATCTAGACTGCAGTTTGAGATCCTACATCTTGGCCAAAGGAGAGGGAGCGAGGCAAGAAGGATCCTTGCATGAGTTGCATACTAGCATTGATAAGATATGGCGTCGATGCTTTTTTGAGGATGAATTATTGGATAAGACCATCAGAGACTGTTTCGAGCGTATGGGTCTGCATGTGCCG GATCAGTGGGAATGCTCGGAGGATTAA
- the LOC104707506 gene encoding protein cornichon homolog 5-like: protein MGDLLDWIISFLFLVTLLIIVIYQLTCLADLEFDRKNPYDSSARINRLILPEFGLQALLCLYYVLTGHWSMAVLSLPHLFYNIKLYVKREHLADVTEIYNTNKWEQKKRVYKIAHIALSIFITSFWLIHSALGDI from the exons ATGGGTGATCTACTCGATTGGATTATCTCCTTTTTATTCCTCGTAACCCTTCTCATCATCGTTATTTATCAG CTGACATGTTTGGCGGATCTAGAGTTCGATCGTAAAAACCCTTACGATTCATCCGCCAGAATAAACCGGTTAATTCTACCGGAATTTGGTTTGCAAGCACTTTTGTGCTTATACTATGTCTTAACCGGACATTGGTCTATGGCGGTTTTGTCTCTTCCTCACCTTTTCTACAACATTAAAct GTACGTGAAAAGGGAACATTTGGCAGACGTGACAGAGATATACAATACGAATAAATGGGAGCAAAAGAAACGAGTTTACAAGATTGCTCATATCGCTCTATCCATTTTTATCACATCCTTTTG GTTGATACACTCGGCATTGGGAGACATCTAA
- the LOC104707505 gene encoding AT-hook motif nuclear-localized protein 1 — MALDMESTGEAVRTTVGNGSGVTVVRSDAPSDFHVASKSESSNQSPPSVTPPPPPPQPSSHHTAPPPPQISTETTTMTTAMEGISGGPIKKKRGRPRKYGPDGTVVALSPKPISSAPAPSHLPPPGSHVIDFSASEKRSKVKPTNSFNRPKYHHHQVENLGEWVPCSVGGNFTPHIITVNTGEDVTMKIISFSQQGPRAICVLSANGVISSVTLRQPDSSGGTLTYEGRFEILSLSGSFMPNDSGGTRSRTGGMSVSLASPDGRVVGGGVAGLLVAASPVQVVVGSFLAGTDQQDQKPKKNKHDFMLSSPTAAVPISSAADHRTIHSVSSLPTNNNTWQTSLAPDPRNKSSDINVNLT; from the exons atGGCTTTAGATATGGAGTCTACCGGAGAAGCTGTAAGAACAACCGTCGGTAACGGCAGCGGTGTTACGGTGGTTAGATCCGACGCACCGTCAGATTTTCACGTAGCTTCAAAATCAGAAAGTTCAAACCAATCTCCCCCCTCCgtcactcctcctcctcctccaccacaacCGTCGTCTCATCACACagctcctcctccgccgcaaATATCTACGGAAACGACGACGATGACGACGGCGATGGAAGGTATCTCCGGTGGACCAATTAAGAAGAAGCGTGGACGGCCAAGAAAGTACGGACCTGACGGGACTGTTGTAGCGTTATCTCCTAAGCCTATTTCATCAGCTCCGGCGCCGTCGCATCTTCCGCCGCCGGGTTCACACGTCATCGACTTCTCCGCCTCTGAGAAACGTAGTAAAGTGAAACCAACCAACTCTTTTAACAGACCAaagtatcatcatcaccaagtTGAGAATTTAG GTGAATGGGTACCTTGCTCCGTCGGTGGTAATTTTACACCTCATATAATCACAGTCAACACTGGCGAG GATGTAACTATGAAGATAATCTCATTTTCGCAACAAGGACCTCGTGCCATATGCGTTTTATCAGCAAACGGTGTAATTTCAAGTGTTACACTTCGTCAGCCTGATTCCTCTGGTGGCACATTGACATACGAA GGTCGGTTTGAGATATTATCGTTGTCCGGCTCATTCATGCCTAATGACTCAGGCGGAACTCGGAGTAGAACCGGAGGAATGAGCGTATCGTTAGCAAGTCCCGATGGCCGTGTAGTAGGCGGTGGCGTAGCCGGTTTATTAGTAGCCGCGAGTCCGGTTCAG GTGGTTGTCGGAAGTTTTTTAGCTGGCACGGACCAGCAAGATCAGAAACCGAAGAAGAACAAACACGATTTCATGTTGTCGAGTCCTACCGCTGCGGTTCCTATCTCTAGTGCAGCTGATCACCGGACAATCCATTCAGTGTCTTCTCTTCCTACCAATAATAATACATGGCAGACTTCTTTAGCACCTGATCCAAGAAACAAGTCTTCGGATATTAACGTCAATTTAACTTGA